In bacterium, the following are encoded in one genomic region:
- a CDS encoding KH domain-containing protein: MAHERFTDIVGNTVEECIEKAVKELNLEKNTIKFVVLNDGIQTKPAKIRVCLKPEEVDLIESVLKKFFSLLGVKVELEIIPRDKRYSVNVNAKNPYWLIGKDGQIIEQLEYLLNLILRKKASNLSIRLDIANFRKQKEETLKNKALAIVTRVRELQREMRFDPVTEEEYRVLRDFLKDIKDIKFYPVKEEEKTILVIAPRKQN, from the coding sequence ATGGCACATGAACGTTTTACCGACATCGTTGGAAACACCGTTGAGGAATGCATAGAAAAGGCAGTGAAAGAACTCAACTTGGAGAAAAATACCATTAAGTTCGTTGTTTTAAATGATGGTATTCAGACAAAACCTGCTAAAATCAGGGTTTGTCTGAAGCCAGAAGAAGTTGATTTAATAGAGAGTGTTTTGAAAAAATTTTTCAGCCTCTTGGGCGTAAAAGTGGAGCTGGAAATTATACCAAGAGATAAGAGATATTCCGTTAACGTCAACGCAAAGAATCCTTACTGGCTTATAGGTAAAGATGGACAAATTATTGAACAATTAGAATACCTTTTAAACCTTATTTTGCGTAAGAAAGCATCAAACCTTAGCATCAGGTTGGATATTGCCAATTTTAGAAAGCAAAAAGAAGAAACTCTTAAAAATAAAGCACTGGCCATTGTGACGCGGGTTAGGGAACTGCAAAGGGAGATGAGGTTTGACCCTGTAACTGAAGAGGAGTACAGGGTTTTAAGAGATTTTCTGAAAGACATAAAAGATATTAAATTTTATCCTGTAAAAGAGGAAGAAAAAACTATTTTGGTCATTGCCCCAAGAAAGCAAAATTGA